A single region of the Deferribacterota bacterium genome encodes:
- a CDS encoding riboflavin synthase gives MFTGIINEVGRIIDIKQKGNIYKITIESFSVIKDLVIGDSICVNGVCLTITKKEDNYFIADLSKETFNVSAFSRYRVNNKVNLERPLKLMDKLSGHIVLGHVDCIGKIQYIKDCGDFYIFGISCLKDITRYIAYKGSIAIDGISLTISKLKNSLFEVTLIPHTFKNTNLCYKKSGDYVNLEIDVIARYIERLNTFKSSDKDIYNKLDYPINFI, from the coding sequence GTGTTCACAGGCATTATAAATGAGGTTGGTAGGATAATAGATATTAAGCAAAAAGGAAATATATATAAAATTACAATTGAGTCTTTTAGTGTGATTAAAGATTTAGTGATTGGAGATTCAATTTGTGTGAATGGTGTTTGTTTGACAATTACCAAAAAGGAAGATAATTACTTTATTGCCGATTTATCAAAGGAAACATTTAATGTTTCAGCATTTAGTAGATATAGAGTTAACAACAAGGTTAACTTGGAAAGACCTCTTAAACTAATGGATAAACTTTCAGGACATATAGTTTTAGGTCATGTTGATTGTATAGGCAAAATCCAGTATATAAAAGATTGTGGAGACTTTTATATCTTTGGCATTTCTTGTTTAAAAGATATAACAAGATATATTGCTTATAAAGGTTCAATAGCAATCGATGGGATTAGCTTGACAATTTCAAAGTTAAAAAATTCATTGTTCGAAGTAACTTTAATACCACATACATTTAAAAATACAAATTTATGTTACAAAAAAAGTGGTGATTATGTTAATCTGGAAATCGACGTTATTGCAAGATATATCGAAAGATTAAACACTTTTAAAAGTAGTGATAAAGATATATATAATAAATTAGATTATCCTATAAATTTTATATGA